A part of Astatotilapia calliptera chromosome 15, fAstCal1.2, whole genome shotgun sequence genomic DNA contains:
- the LOC113006959 gene encoding uncharacterized protein LOC113006959 — MVEREIKAATTWTIPQHPYHIDTFRIHDAVKRRVHPGSTWLTYAPVRLLISHDTFHKAERSLQKYLSEHCDTSDFQSEAETQTSHKRKHKPNPLYTYSDSEDEQPTKKWFPQAPRVKIPDLTRAVNELREEVRAIRNTGCNESVDAGVLPLDLPLHNIEELNNAEPALQSQEANKAMVRRFALIGRTTLEVRVRRVMAYAITNELASVLNWAGKKTKDQTKQKMAFKDTALCKCIFDGLTQQLGANSMSEFVFAQAVQKWLRYAPDRLGGAGRTSCIPIPE; from the exons ATGGTTGAGCGGGAAATTAAAGCTGCTACCACTTGGACTATTCCGCAGCACCCCTATCACATTG ACACATTCAGGATCCACGATGCAGTAAAGAGGAGAGTTCATCCTGGTTCAACATGGCTCACCTATGCACCAGTCCGACTTCTAATAAGCCATG ACACATTTCACAAAGCAGAACGCAGTCTTCAGAAATATCTAAGTGAACACTGTGATACGTCTGACTTTCAGTCCGAAGCTGAAACTCAGACCAGTCATAAAAGAAAGCacaa accaAATCCCCTGTACACATATAGTGACTCAGAGGATGAGCAGCCCACAAAGAAATGGTTTCCCCAGGCCCCTCGAGTGAAAATACCAG ACCTGACGAGAGCTGTTAACGAACTCCGTGAGGAGGTCAGAGCCATCCGCAATACCGGCTGCAATGAATCGGTAGATGCTGGGGTACTGCCTCTGGATTTGCCCTTGCACAACATTGAGGAGCTAAACAATGCAGAGCCAGCTCTTCAATCACAAGAGGCAAATAAGGCAATG GTGAGACGCTTTGCCTTGATTGGAAGGACCACACTGGAGGTGCGAGTCCGCCGTGTAATGGCTTATGCCATTACAAACGAGCTGGCCTCGGTACTAAACTGggcagggaaaaaaaccaaggaccagacaaagcaaaaaatggcatttaaagaTACAGCGCTCTGCAAATGCATATTTG ATGGCCTGACGCAGCAGTTAGGGGCAAACTCTATGTCCGAGTTTGTCTTTGCGCAAGCAGTGCAGAAATGGCTCCGATACGCCCCAGATCGTTTGGGTGGTGCAGGACGCACATCATGCATCCCCATCCCAGAgtaa